From a region of the Dunckerocampus dactyliophorus isolate RoL2022-P2 chromosome 20, RoL_Ddac_1.1, whole genome shotgun sequence genome:
- the fam49al gene encoding CYFIP-related Rac1 interactor A isoform X1 encodes MRVGLKNICIHVAMLRPGHAATIPSQQLTHPLPHHIHTHTHIHTYAHTMWHTCTSVHTTPADTHPLITHRSLPSFCSRGLMGNLLKVLACAELEHGPIVFLDFEHAQPTEAETAVWNQVSAVLEEAHGILAELQSYNGAGQEIREAIQNPGDLALQEKAWNAVCPLVAKLKRFYEFSLRLENALRSLLEALTSPPYAPMQHLEREQALAKQFAEILHFTLSFDELKMTNPAIQNDFSYYRRTISRNRLNNQQLEAENEVNNEMANRMSLFYAEATPMLKTLSNATTKFVSENKTLPIEDTTDCLSTMACVCRVMLETPEYRCRFTNTDTMLFCMRVMVGVIILYDHVHPVGAFAKTSKIDMKGCIKVLKEQPSNSVEGLLNALRYTTRHLNDDSTSKQIRALLQ; translated from the exons ATGCGAGTGGGATTAAAGAACATCTGCATCCATGTTGCCATGCTTCGCCCAGGACATGCGGCCACCATACCATCCCAACAACTCACTCATCCGCTCCCACACCAcatccatacacacacacacatacatacttaTGCACACACAATGTGGCATACATGCACAAGCGTGCACACCACCCCGGCCGACACCCATCCCCTCATCACCCACAGATCTCTCCCCTCTTTCTGTTCCAGGGGGCTCATGGGAAACCTCCTGAAAGTGCTGGCTTGCGCCGAACTTGAGCATGGCCCAATAGTTTTCCTTGACTTTGAAC ATGCCCAGCCCACCGAGGCAGAAACCGCCGTGTGGAATCAAGTTAGCGCCGTGCTGGAGGAGGCTCATGGGATCCTGGCCGAGCTGCAGTCCTATAATGGCGCCGGGCAGGAGATACGAGAA GCCATTCAGAACCCAGGTGACCTCGCGCTGCAGGAGAAGGCCTGGAACGCCGTCTGCCCCCTGGTGGCCAAGCTGAAGCGGTTCTATGAGTTCTCACTGCGCCTGG AGAACGCCCTGCGCAGCCTGCTGGAGGCGCTGACGAGCCCGCCCTACGCCCCCATGCAGCACCTGGAGCGAGAGCAGGCCCTGGCCAAACAGTTTGCAGAGATTCTGCATTTTACACTCAGCTTCGACGAACTAAAG ATGACCAATCCTGCCATTCAGAATGACTTCAGCTACTACAGGAGGACCATTAGCAGGAACAGGCTCAACAACCAGCAG CTGGAAGCGGAAAACGAGGTCAACAACGAGATGGCCAACCGGATGTCGCTCTTCTACGCCGAGGCGACGCCCATGCTGAAGACCCTGAGCAACGCCACCACCAAGTTTGTGTCAGAg AATAAGACCTTGCCCATAGAGGACACCACGGACTGTCTGAGCACCATGGCCTGTGTGTGCCGTGTCATGCTAGAGACTCC GGAGTACCGTTGTCGGTTCACCAACACAGACACCATGTTGTTCTGCATGAGGGTGATGGTGGGTGTCATCATCCTCTACGACCACGTGCACCCCGTCGGGGCGTTCGCCAAGACCTCCAAAATCGAT ATGAAGGGCTGCATCAAGGTGCTGAAAGAGCAACCGTCCAACAGTGTGGAGGGACTTCTCAACGCACTGAG GTATACGACACGACATCTAAACGACGACAGCACCTCCAAACAGATCAGGGCGCTGCTGCAATGA
- the fam49al gene encoding CYFIP-related Rac1 interactor A isoform X2 has product MGNLLKVLACAELEHGPIVFLDFEHAQPTEAETAVWNQVSAVLEEAHGILAELQSYNGAGQEIREAIQNPGDLALQEKAWNAVCPLVAKLKRFYEFSLRLENALRSLLEALTSPPYAPMQHLEREQALAKQFAEILHFTLSFDELKMTNPAIQNDFSYYRRTISRNRLNNQQLEAENEVNNEMANRMSLFYAEATPMLKTLSNATTKFVSENKTLPIEDTTDCLSTMACVCRVMLETPEYRCRFTNTDTMLFCMRVMVGVIILYDHVHPVGAFAKTSKIDMKGCIKVLKEQPSNSVEGLLNALRYTTRHLNDDSTSKQIRALLQ; this is encoded by the exons ATGGGAAACCTCCTGAAAGTGCTGGCTTGCGCCGAACTTGAGCATGGCCCAATAGTTTTCCTTGACTTTGAAC ATGCCCAGCCCACCGAGGCAGAAACCGCCGTGTGGAATCAAGTTAGCGCCGTGCTGGAGGAGGCTCATGGGATCCTGGCCGAGCTGCAGTCCTATAATGGCGCCGGGCAGGAGATACGAGAA GCCATTCAGAACCCAGGTGACCTCGCGCTGCAGGAGAAGGCCTGGAACGCCGTCTGCCCCCTGGTGGCCAAGCTGAAGCGGTTCTATGAGTTCTCACTGCGCCTGG AGAACGCCCTGCGCAGCCTGCTGGAGGCGCTGACGAGCCCGCCCTACGCCCCCATGCAGCACCTGGAGCGAGAGCAGGCCCTGGCCAAACAGTTTGCAGAGATTCTGCATTTTACACTCAGCTTCGACGAACTAAAG ATGACCAATCCTGCCATTCAGAATGACTTCAGCTACTACAGGAGGACCATTAGCAGGAACAGGCTCAACAACCAGCAG CTGGAAGCGGAAAACGAGGTCAACAACGAGATGGCCAACCGGATGTCGCTCTTCTACGCCGAGGCGACGCCCATGCTGAAGACCCTGAGCAACGCCACCACCAAGTTTGTGTCAGAg AATAAGACCTTGCCCATAGAGGACACCACGGACTGTCTGAGCACCATGGCCTGTGTGTGCCGTGTCATGCTAGAGACTCC GGAGTACCGTTGTCGGTTCACCAACACAGACACCATGTTGTTCTGCATGAGGGTGATGGTGGGTGTCATCATCCTCTACGACCACGTGCACCCCGTCGGGGCGTTCGCCAAGACCTCCAAAATCGAT ATGAAGGGCTGCATCAAGGTGCTGAAAGAGCAACCGTCCAACAGTGTGGAGGGACTTCTCAACGCACTGAG GTATACGACACGACATCTAAACGACGACAGCACCTCCAAACAGATCAGGGCGCTGCTGCAATGA
- the fam49al gene encoding CYFIP-related Rac1 interactor A isoform X4, giving the protein MHKDAQPTEAETAVWNQVSAVLEEAHGILAELQSYNGAGQEIREAIQNPGDLALQEKAWNAVCPLVAKLKRFYEFSLRLENALRSLLEALTSPPYAPMQHLEREQALAKQFAEILHFTLSFDELKMTNPAIQNDFSYYRRTISRNRLNNQQLEAENEVNNEMANRMSLFYAEATPMLKTLSNATTKFVSENKTLPIEDTTDCLSTMACVCRVMLETPEYRCRFTNTDTMLFCMRVMVGVIILYDHVHPVGAFAKTSKIDMKGCIKVLKEQPSNSVEGLLNALRYTTRHLNDDSTSKQIRALLQ; this is encoded by the exons atgcataaag ATGCCCAGCCCACCGAGGCAGAAACCGCCGTGTGGAATCAAGTTAGCGCCGTGCTGGAGGAGGCTCATGGGATCCTGGCCGAGCTGCAGTCCTATAATGGCGCCGGGCAGGAGATACGAGAA GCCATTCAGAACCCAGGTGACCTCGCGCTGCAGGAGAAGGCCTGGAACGCCGTCTGCCCCCTGGTGGCCAAGCTGAAGCGGTTCTATGAGTTCTCACTGCGCCTGG AGAACGCCCTGCGCAGCCTGCTGGAGGCGCTGACGAGCCCGCCCTACGCCCCCATGCAGCACCTGGAGCGAGAGCAGGCCCTGGCCAAACAGTTTGCAGAGATTCTGCATTTTACACTCAGCTTCGACGAACTAAAG ATGACCAATCCTGCCATTCAGAATGACTTCAGCTACTACAGGAGGACCATTAGCAGGAACAGGCTCAACAACCAGCAG CTGGAAGCGGAAAACGAGGTCAACAACGAGATGGCCAACCGGATGTCGCTCTTCTACGCCGAGGCGACGCCCATGCTGAAGACCCTGAGCAACGCCACCACCAAGTTTGTGTCAGAg AATAAGACCTTGCCCATAGAGGACACCACGGACTGTCTGAGCACCATGGCCTGTGTGTGCCGTGTCATGCTAGAGACTCC GGAGTACCGTTGTCGGTTCACCAACACAGACACCATGTTGTTCTGCATGAGGGTGATGGTGGGTGTCATCATCCTCTACGACCACGTGCACCCCGTCGGGGCGTTCGCCAAGACCTCCAAAATCGAT ATGAAGGGCTGCATCAAGGTGCTGAAAGAGCAACCGTCCAACAGTGTGGAGGGACTTCTCAACGCACTGAG GTATACGACACGACATCTAAACGACGACAGCACCTCCAAACAGATCAGGGCGCTGCTGCAATGA
- the fam49al gene encoding CYFIP-related Rac1 interactor A isoform X3 — MGNLIKVLGKDLENCPHFFLDFENAQPTEAETAVWNQVSAVLEEAHGILAELQSYNGAGQEIREAIQNPGDLALQEKAWNAVCPLVAKLKRFYEFSLRLENALRSLLEALTSPPYAPMQHLEREQALAKQFAEILHFTLSFDELKMTNPAIQNDFSYYRRTISRNRLNNQQLEAENEVNNEMANRMSLFYAEATPMLKTLSNATTKFVSENKTLPIEDTTDCLSTMACVCRVMLETPEYRCRFTNTDTMLFCMRVMVGVIILYDHVHPVGAFAKTSKIDMKGCIKVLKEQPSNSVEGLLNALRYTTRHLNDDSTSKQIRALLQ, encoded by the exons ATGGGGAACCTCATTAAGGTCCTTGGCAAGGATTTAGAGAACTGTCCTCATTTTTTCCTGGACTTTGAAA ATGCCCAGCCCACCGAGGCAGAAACCGCCGTGTGGAATCAAGTTAGCGCCGTGCTGGAGGAGGCTCATGGGATCCTGGCCGAGCTGCAGTCCTATAATGGCGCCGGGCAGGAGATACGAGAA GCCATTCAGAACCCAGGTGACCTCGCGCTGCAGGAGAAGGCCTGGAACGCCGTCTGCCCCCTGGTGGCCAAGCTGAAGCGGTTCTATGAGTTCTCACTGCGCCTGG AGAACGCCCTGCGCAGCCTGCTGGAGGCGCTGACGAGCCCGCCCTACGCCCCCATGCAGCACCTGGAGCGAGAGCAGGCCCTGGCCAAACAGTTTGCAGAGATTCTGCATTTTACACTCAGCTTCGACGAACTAAAG ATGACCAATCCTGCCATTCAGAATGACTTCAGCTACTACAGGAGGACCATTAGCAGGAACAGGCTCAACAACCAGCAG CTGGAAGCGGAAAACGAGGTCAACAACGAGATGGCCAACCGGATGTCGCTCTTCTACGCCGAGGCGACGCCCATGCTGAAGACCCTGAGCAACGCCACCACCAAGTTTGTGTCAGAg AATAAGACCTTGCCCATAGAGGACACCACGGACTGTCTGAGCACCATGGCCTGTGTGTGCCGTGTCATGCTAGAGACTCC GGAGTACCGTTGTCGGTTCACCAACACAGACACCATGTTGTTCTGCATGAGGGTGATGGTGGGTGTCATCATCCTCTACGACCACGTGCACCCCGTCGGGGCGTTCGCCAAGACCTCCAAAATCGAT ATGAAGGGCTGCATCAAGGTGCTGAAAGAGCAACCGTCCAACAGTGTGGAGGGACTTCTCAACGCACTGAG GTATACGACACGACATCTAAACGACGACAGCACCTCCAAACAGATCAGGGCGCTGCTGCAATGA
- the txnl4a gene encoding thioredoxin-like protein 4A: MSYMLPHLHNGWQVDQAILSEEDRVLVIRFGHDWDPTCMKMDEVLYSIAEKVKNFAVIYLVDITEVPDFNKMYELYDPCTVMFFFRNKHIMIDLGTGNNNKINWTMEDKQEMIDIVETVYRGARKGRGLVVSPKDYSTKYRY; encoded by the exons ATGTCGTACATGTTACCACATCTCCATAATGGATGGCAGGTCGACCAAGCTATCCTCTCCGAAGAAGACCGAGTGCTCGTCATTCGCTTCGGACACGACTGGGACCCGACGTGTATGAAAATGGACGAGGTTTTGTACAGCATCGCTGAAAAG GTGAAAAACTTTGCAGTCATCTACCTTGTAGACATCACGGAAGTGCCAGACTTCAACAAGATGTACGAGTTGTACGACCCATGCACTGTCATGTTCTTTTTCAG gAACAAGCACATCATGATTGATTTAGGCACCGGTAACAACAACAAGATCAACTGGACAATGGAGGACAAGCAGGAGATGATAGACATTGTTGAGACGGTGTACCGAGGAGCAAGAAAAGGAAGAGGTCTGGTGGTGTCACCGAAGGATTACTCTACAAAATACAGATAttga
- the LOC129172839 gene encoding E3 ubiquitin-protein ligase ZNRF2-like, with product MGAKQSSPTYDGRTRAYSSSDLPSGNSNGGERFAGFRYTNGPDGPRIRYTGGGPTSSGLSIPAGGRSGSHALNQSLDGTDGEDEGQMTPEGHRLLIGSLPAHLSPRLLTGFHCPVCSKFMASDEIEKHLLMCFSKSRLTYNKDILSRDSGECAICLEELEQGDTIARLPCLCIYHKGCIDEWFEVNRSCPEHPSN from the exons ATGGGGGCCAAACAGAGCAGCCCCACATATGATGGCAGAACCCGGGCTTATTCCAGCTCCGATCTCCCGTCCGGGAATTCCAACGGTGGGGAAAGGTTTGCGGGATTCAGGTACACCAATGGACCAGACGGCCCCAGGATACGGTACACGGGTGGAGGGCCGACCAGCTCCGGTCTCAGTATACCAGCTGGGGGCAGGTCCGGTTCACACGCACTCAATCAGAGTCTGGATGGCACAGATGGTGAAGATGAGGGCCAGATGACCCCTGAGGGCCACAGGTTGCTAATAGGGTCCTTGCCTGCTCATCTGTCCCCTCGCCTGCTGACAG GTTTCCATTGTCCCGTATGCTCCAAGTTCATGGCGTCGGATGAAATAGAGAAGCATCTGCTCATGTGTTTCAGCAAATCGCGCCTTACCTACAATA AGGACATCCTGTCCAGAGATTCTGGTGAATGTGCCATCTGCTTAGAGGAGTTGGAGCAAGGAGACACCATCGCCAGGCTCCCCTGCCTCTGTATCTACCATAAAGG ATGTATAGATGAGTGGTTTGAGGTGAATCGCTCATGCCCGGAACATCCCTCCAACTAG